ACTAAATGCCTATTTCGTACTTTTATTCGATACGTTGATTGCAGATAGATTTTACTATCATATTTAATTCCCTAAGCCTAAAGAATATTGACTCATTTAAGAATCTTTAAAAAATTCGGTGTGGATTATTAAGAAATTGGAGTTTCTTACTTTGACTTGAGTGGttcccttttttcttcctttaaatatttttttttttttgaattattctTTTGTCATGACTGTACTATTACTAAATCATTGCTATTAGTTTACATTAATGGCTAGCGGGCCATATAGTGGatcaaagaaataactttaataTTTCATACTTATGATTGACAAAGTATTTGTTCAACAATAGACAAGTGCATATGGATGGGTTTGCCAATAGTTGTTATGAAATTGAATTGAAACATGATTTATAATGTTTGTCAGGCCAAAATTTTCAAGTATAGAGAGATGTGTACAGGGATTTATCTTtgtaatttctttattttgctTGAGGTTTGGAGCTTAGTCTTTTTTCATTAGTTTCAAGTGagaatttttctttcaaaaagtcaaaagtaGTTAGCTTAGTCTTAAGAAAATCTTTTCTTATTATTGTTTAATTTCTCATGTTTGTAATAAGAAATTACTTTTCACAGCTGTTTGGTTTTCAAAAGTCATTACATTTGAAATTTATTCCATATCAAATTTTTTGCATAAAAATGTTTTAATTAAATATATCtcaaagtatttatttttttttggagcaaaaTGTATTGCAAAGTTGGTATCATCTTAAGTGAAAAGCCTAAAGAAATCATTCCAAATATGCTCTCTCTTTGTTTATCTAATCAACTTGGGAGGAATTTATAAAAGTTTAAGAAGGTTAATATACACATAGTTAGTCAAGATTTTTAATAATGTGGCCACTAATGCCTGGTCATTAAATTTTAACAGAAAGGTTTTTTCAAGTAAAATAACCTATAACCTATAAGGCTATAACCATTCCAAATCAATTTCAATTCTATAAGGGATTCTAGTTCTAAAACAAAACTTAAAGGTTGGTAGTACGTAAAAAGCCCTAATAATACTTGGAATTACATTTATATTTCTAAATAGATTAAAGTCATTAATATCACTAATAAGGATATATgaggaagaaaaactaaaccaCTAAACACTAAATCATCAAATCATATTGGTGCTTTTACTATATATATTTGGTATGACTAACGTGGAAAAGCCCACTCATGTTAATTAGAAGGCCTGGCCTCCTGGGTCTCATTTATTGATCTGTTTAACAAATCTACAGACGAAAAGCCCACTCATGTTAATTAGAAGGCCTGGCCTCCTGGGTCTCATTTATTGATCTGTTTAACAAATCTACAGACGAAAAGCCCACCCAAGCAAAAATTTGCTAGATCTGGGGCTCGTTTGAATCACAGCCCGTCCATTTGGAACTGGCAGGGGTGTTGGAAGTGCATCCAGTGCCATCTTGAAAGACCAAAGTGTGCAGTTTCTTTTTTATTACTATCAAAGTGTGGAGATTGAAAGAAgcttttctctcaaaatttttacgtttttcataaatatattttttaatcacctttttatttcatatatatcaaatcattatgacatattttttttttcaaaaaatagcaatccaaacgggaTATGGAAAATACTTAACTAGGCTTGTTTGTTGTTTATTTATAGACCATGTGTGGCATATTTTAGTCCATGATGTAAGAAAATTGATGATAAAAGATGTACAATATTTATGCAAGAATATTCATATAGTTATTGCATGATCTAAAAGTGAACTAGTAGACCAATCCTACCCAAATATCTGATAATGTTGACAAAAGAGAATAAAATCTTACCTTTCAATCTTCTAGTCTAAAAACCATACAATATTCGTGGTCCAAATCTAAACTAATTAagtcattttctttttcattactCTTTGGCATCTGGGACATGTGTCGATATGCGTATGCTTTGAACCCTaatatcttgtaccttcattcACAGCGTTCACTGGTTTGAGTTGACAAAGTACTCAGAAAAATCCATGGCTAGCCACCTTTTTGATTACCTCCTTCAGATGCCAGGAATCCACATCCACAATGTAATTAGAATAGATATTTGATTTCCTCATTTCACTGAAAACACAACACCGTCTAACAAGGTTATGTTtacattttgttttgttttaataaTTTGTTACCACTATATAAGCATTTATCAGCTTTAATAGATTATAATTCTAATGTATCTTTTTACTTTTCGAGTAGATAATAAATGAATATATTCAAAGCAACAAATATTATAAGCATACATTGCGGATACAAGATAGCATGTCTGCCCCTACTTCACTTTTTGGAAGACTTGTTACTGTTTTAAAGATAACTAAGGACTTTTTTGGTGTTGTGATTCATCATAAAATACTAAAATCCATAATAATAGAAAAGTGATCACAAAATCTTTTCCTACTGAATTAGCCTATTCTACGACTAATTTAATATGAGTTTTTCTAACGGGCGCTCATAGAGCATTCGTTAACACACCTAATATTCACTTAACctatcatgtatatatatacactaacaattattaccCTCATTTGTATTTACATACTCTTTTTATTTAATCTTACCTATCTTCgcttatatttatttactttctctgatcaattttacattttaaaaattatGATGTTTCAACAAGTGCCCATGGGGTACCAGTTAGACAGACCGATTTAATATAATGGAGCACTAGACTATGTATAGGAATTAAatccatgatttttctattattttttttttgtttgtgtttTAAGTACAACACGGTTTGCCATATGTGGCCATGAAATTGGCTGCTCTCTCCCTTCATTGTTTCACGTTGGAGGGGAAAGTCAGCTTTACATCAAAGACCTAGTTATCATGTACAAGGCATCAGTAAACTCAGATTCGACATCTGAGGAAACATCCAACGAGTTCAGCCGCCCCATGTGGATAGGATCACGCTTTGTGGCCAAATTATGTATCTTCGATTGAGCACGTTTTCCAAGTGTTATACGTCTTTTATGAATTGACTGTTGAGAAGATTACTTCAGTCTTGAATAGTTCCTAGAGAGTTAGACTAAGAGTGAAGGAAAATGTTGAGGACTCCCCTCATGAACCCCAAGATAAATGTGTTGAAGTGAAGAAAGACTAAcgacccagaaaaaaaaaagaaaaagaaaaagaaaactaaaaagacaaaaacaagCTGAGAGCAAGTATAGATGCATGTTCGAATTCACATCAATTTAGTCAAATTCTTGGTACTGTCACCATCGGAAGAAAATTTAAGACTCGTTCAGATTGTGAGTTTTTCaggatttttttgaaatatttcttgaacaTATTTTctaattaccttttttttttttatcttacatagaGTACTGTCActaatttacaaaaaaaaaaaaggaccttAGCGTGTTGAGATGGCAAGcttttagaaaaatcattttataaattgctaaaaattttcaatattttccACAACCATCTTTTTATACTATCACTTACGAACTTTCCAATAAAGTACTATCATAAAATATTCTTGAAATCATCCCCAAAAACAAATCATCTACTTGCATTTTTCCCAAATGTTGGACCTCTAAGTTACTAAACCACTCCTTGAACCACATATCACTATACTTCCGCACCTTATTTGCTCAAGTATTGCAGCACAAATCTTACTAAAAATAGCCCTCAAAACTAGCTAGCCACTTCTTGCTCTGCATGGCTGGAATTAAGGGCAAACCCGGCGACATCAACAACACAAGAATTGTATTATCATGccttaatttttaaaattttctgctCCCCTAAAATTTACGCAGACTATAAAGTGGTCCTCGCCTGGATCCCGAGTCCACACATGAAAAGAACCAAACACCCTGAGTCCACCTTTGGACCAGTTTCCTCGGTCCCTCCGAGTAAGAGGAGGCAATAGAATTTAAAAACCTAAACATGATCTAATGCTGGATTTGTCCACATTTAAGCTAGAATTGATTGCTTGTCTTATTAGAATTTAGAAGTCTATGAAAACCTCCCATGACCTGCGTGGATCTCAATAGTCAATCCTGTACAagtactatttatttttttgagatCTGCGCATGCATGTGGATAAAACACGTTTTGTGaagatgataaaaaaaattgttgccTAACACGTTTTTGTTTATATATAAACTAGTTATCCGGACAACCTGAATTCACTCCTTAAGCACGATAGCTTTTGAGGGattgaaaattgagaaaaaaagaGTTGAGAAGCAAAATGGTGAGAACTACATGTATTGACAAAAGTGGATTGAAGAAAGGTGCATGGAGTGAAGAAGAAGACAATAAATTGAGAGCCTATGTTCTAAGATATGGCCATTGGAATTGGCGACAGCTGCCTAAATTTGCCGGTTTTTTTCAGTCATCCTCCTCTATGCTGCCACCATCTTGATCCTTCTTCTAGTTTGATTCTTTTAGTCCTTTATTTTGTCAATAAACTAAAATCGATAGATTCGCAAAAAGTGTAACCTTATTGTTCCATAGATTTGTCTGTGTCACTAAGAAGAAGTGTTCTAATATTTCAAATCTTGTTCTGCAATTAGTCTAACAATGCAggtataccaaaaaaaaaactactgtTTCTTGATATGGTTGTGTCAATCATTCTGAACTTTGCAGCAACTGAGAAATGTTAATGCAGTGAAGTTAGTAAATTGTGGTGTGACACTGAATAATGTATCTTCTTCTAATGAAATTGTGGTGATTTTCAGGTCTATCTAGGTGTGGTAAAAGTTGCAGACTGAGATGGATGAATTACCTGAGGCCTGGTGTCAAAAGAGGCAACTTTAGTGAGGAAGAGGAGGAACTAATACTGAAGTCACATAAAGAATTGGGAAACAGGTATAAAGTTACTATCCCTTCTGATGAACTTATTGACATGTTTTAATGGCTAAACTAACCTTgaattcatttttaatttttttctgaGAGAGgcaaaaaactaaaataaaataaagttttGGTCCGGCTAGTAGTCATTCCTGATTGAAGTGATTTTTCCACAATTGCAGATGGTCAGCTATTACCGCAAGATTACCAGGAAGAACGGATAACGAAGTAAAAAATTATTGGCACACTCATCTCAGAAAGCGCAACAAACAAGATTCAAAACCAAAGGATAAAATTGAGCAAACTAGCGAAAGATCCCAACCCATGGATAGTGATGCAGATCAAGACAAGGAATCTTCTGCAATATCCATATTTCATTCCACTACTGATCAAAATAGATCAGGATTGGAGACTGAAATTGCTGCTGATACTAACTGCGAGTTGTCCCCCTTGAGCTGCGGTTCAAAACATTTTGACGGTGGAGACTGGTTTGGAGAAGACAGCAACAGTTCAGTGGAATCATTACCTGAATCCTTCGAGAGTTTCTGGACCGAACCCTTTGCTTTGGACACATCATATAGCAATCTTAAAGTAATTAATTATGACTGGTTGCCACCTGTTGAGGAAGAATTTACATACGCTTCCTCCTCATTTCTTGATGAAGATATGGATTGGTTTCACGAGTTGATACAATAAAAGTGGCCTGATTATTCTGCACTAATTAGTATTCAATCAGCATtcaattaaaattttgaatttggaagctCCGAGGATTATACTTGTTTACCGCACTTCAAGAATACAAACATAATACCTTCACAAGAGTATATAGCTCTCTATGTTTTGCGCTCAATATTGTGTAGTTTTTCAGGTTTTTTGTACAACTAAAGAATCAACATGACATTTAATTTTGTGCAGGATTGCCTGATCTCTTTATGCATATCGGTTTTTAATTTGTAGACCAATAACACTTGCACGTCCAATGTTTTCACCAGTATTGGCCCCTTCATATCCTCAACCTTAATCCTAAGTACTTCtgagggaaaaatataattggTTGAGTCATCATGTATATTTGATGAGATAACTATATCCTCTTCAAGCATAATCAAATGACTGGTTTGAATTTACAGAGCATAATCAAAAGCTTCTGAGGAAATCCTaggaaacagagagagagagagagagcaaaaatATACTATATATGCCTGCAACAACTGAGCCTCCGAATTTAGTACACTTTCCTCGTTAAGACGAGTGTTATCCAAAGCTTCGTGTGCTCAAACTGGTTACCTCCCAATCACATCAAAATTACGTTGAGTAGAATAAAAGTAATTGCTTGGACTCATGAAGCCCAATCCAGGTGTCGCATTTAAGAGATTTGAAACCAAAAtattaggtttttttttttttactattccAAATAGAAATAGCAAATATCAAGTTGACAATGCTATGCGGTTAAAGTTCAAATTGATAAATAAAGAAAGTGACCGCACCCTTTATTCTCCTACTTTATCTCTTGTCCCTTAATCTAACAAATCCCACCctctattttttaaaaaaaatttccaataaaAAGAAGGATGGAATTTAAAAAGacgagaaaggaaaaaaaaaattttaacccAAAATCTTTACGTCCTAAAATTTCAACCTCGACCATTATATCCTCTAATTTGTTATAAAGCACTTGGCAATTTTCACTCGCATTTTTGCGATTTTTACTGGTATTGTTCATCAATAGTATTCCAAATACTCTCCCAAGAAGTGTTTAGTGCTCATTGTCTAACTTTGCCAATGGTATGCAATACTCCTAGCGCATCAAAAGCTGTCTGAACTTCAGTTTCAAACGTCTACAAGTACCTCGCTAGCTTGTGAGCACTTTGAAAACTTGAATTTTCACATTAAGCTCCTTAATCAAAATTCTTCAAAGATCATGGCGTAGTTTTACCTTTTCTATGTTTCGATCAACGTAGTGCTATTAATTTATAAATAAGGAAAAGCATGGCCATGAATATGTTAATCAAAAAACATTCAACATCATTTGCCCTCGTCTCTTTGCCAGCTTTTATCCAGCCTCCTTTTACTACTTGTATGGTGGTTGGACAGAACTATGTTCACAACTAAAAGTAAACTTTGACGTTCCAAGCTTCACACATGCATCAGCATCATATGTTCTTGTTAATTCAGAGATGTATCTCCCGTATATGTTGGTTGACAGTTAATTACTCACATTTGACTGCCAAATTCTAGGGGACTACTGTCTTGTCAACTGAGCTGCTAAACCTCATTTCATCGTGAAGTCCCTTCATAAATTGATTTACCGAGCCAGCTATCTCAACTATCCAGAAACGCATACCATTTTACCTAAGATATATTGACGCACGTACTATAGGAGAATTAAGCATCTAAAGCCTGAATTGTAAAGATTAAAGTTGGGTGGCAGtatgttaaaaaaaagaaaaattgggtGGTATTCATAAAGAGATTTGTTATcttaaatttgaccaaaaaataaaaaagaaaacgtGTTCTGATTTTGAAAAATCAATCGGAATGTAGGGAATTTGAGATTGACAATTCCTAGCGATGGCAACGGCAATTTCTCTCGCTGTATATGATGATGGAACCATAAAATTCGATAGTTTTTCTCCCGCGTCACTTTCGCATGCTCTTTCTTCGTTGTTTTCTTTTCTGATAACATTTTTTAAGTTTGAAGGATAAGGACATCTCTTCCATTTCCAAATGACTTTCTTGGAAAGTCACCATTGTCCAAAATCAAGCACAAATCTTGAGATTTTAATTATCTAATATTCGTAGG
Above is a genomic segment from Coffea eugenioides isolate CCC68of chromosome 5, Ceug_1.0, whole genome shotgun sequence containing:
- the LOC113771727 gene encoding transcription factor MYB14-like — translated: MVRTTCIDKSGLKKGAWSEEEDNKLRAYVLRYGHWNWRQLPKFAGLSRCGKSCRLRWMNYLRPGVKRGNFSEEEEELILKSHKELGNRWSAITARLPGRTDNEVKNYWHTHLRKRNKQDSKPKDKIEQTSERSQPMDSDADQDKESSAISIFHSTTDQNRSGLETEIAADTNCELSPLSCGSKHFDGGDWFGEDSNSSVESLPESFESFWTEPFALDTSYSNLKVINYDWLPPVEEEFTYASSSFLDEDMDWFHELIQ